A single genomic interval of Melanotaenia boesemani isolate fMelBoe1 chromosome 4, fMelBoe1.pri, whole genome shotgun sequence harbors:
- the LOC121639144 gene encoding protein Flattop-like: MSSNFSSNQFENTFIPKMLQNWCVPSTSKTKTPAARGGGGGHTSFIVDDRGHLLPEVKRGNVYPEFKGTWDLPAHIPVNINPTARSEEGLKRLKLWGFCPPQSGKSLLHKGTKSTNVDEEVGGDEQQDAPSSTDEAQTSSLVPPATGTGQSSEPVQTDSSSRQIQHQA, from the coding sequence ATGTCGTCGAATTTCTCCTCAAACCAGTTTGAGAACACATTCATACCAAAAATGCTGCAGAACTGGTGTGTGCCGAGCACCTCCAAGACAAAGACACCGGCTgcacggggggggggggggggtcatacCTCCTTCATTGTAGATGACAGAGGACATCTTCTCCCAGAAGTGAAGAGGGGCAATGTGTACCCAGAATTTAAGGGCACCTGGGATCTACCTGCTCACatcccagtcaacatcaacCCCACTGCGCGCTCTGAGGAGGGTCTAAAAAGGCTGAAGCTGTGGGGATTCTGCCCACCGCAGAGTGGCAAGTCTCTGCTACACAAAGGCACCAAAAGCACTAATGTTGATGAGGAGGTCGGTGGGGATGAACAGCAGGATGCTCCATCATCCACAGATGAGGCCCAAACATCGTCACTTGTCCCTCCTGCTACAGGCACTGGCCAAAGTTCAGAGCCAGTCCAGACAGACTCAAGCAGCAGGCAGATCCAACACCAGGCATGA